One segment of Plasmodium vivax chromosome 14, whole genome shotgun sequence DNA contains the following:
- a CDS encoding hypothetical protein, conserved (encoded by transcript PVX_100630A): protein MSGYSLISQILTEAEIAELGLHGSVIKHCSSPYIIGKKHFIKICVYYLLSTFLFFAVYLTLTILLLTSPTTELSKTIILVIYVYIFVFFYIDLILSNSLKYELVKRYNLKEVRRRIYARFVGSGKEGSGKQGSGVLGSSTPVSITQGSSAPGSRELVRGEAPPRAGKTAKAREKKKKKLFTSEKYCVVEEEQRRQQWQWQRQRPQQRGNHFGGAPPPPAGEEALYHLDELKNVNESINGELMKYIQYENNNYTIDSHRYDLFLIISGFVNQLNIFFDLLFLFYVYDYRLLRGMLSVRERSQMVGPPPPKIFFSKYVSYNSWSFAFHQGAPFKGNKEMLKMLRGSDSDDSQRATARTVRLNRGREKTKRTKRRGALDGCQQREQCEQRDQPDRRDLHDQTGRKMQRPREDCEKALRPSHVQTIADMSSFLSHYRILNVIKNKFLSAHSVYEHVSFTLVFFVWKLLYMDVVLCLLKIFILFYTSDVLAIGLFLAVALANIASSYVINLVDNNLMSDLGSS from the exons ATGAGCGGCTACTCCCTAATCTCGCAGATCCTGACGGAGGCCGAAATCGCCGAGCTGGGCCTACACGGCAGCGTGATCAAGCACTGCTCCTCCCCATACATCATCGGAAAAAAGCACTTTATAAAAATCTGCGTGTACTACCTGCTCAGCACGTTCCTTTTCTTTGCAGTGTACCTTACCCTCACCATCCTCCTGCTCACTAGCCCCACGACAGAGCTCAGTAAAACCATCATCCTGGTGATTTACGTCtacattttcgttttcttttacatAGATTTGATTCTTAGCAACAGTTTGAAATATGAGTTGGTTAAGCGGTACAACCTGAAGGAGGTGCGCAGGAGGATTTACGCCCGCTTTGTGGGGAGCGGCAAGGAGGGCAGCGGAAAGCAGGGAAGCGGCGTACTGGGGAGTAGCACTCCGGTGAGCATCACACAGGGGAGCAGCGCACCTGGCAGTAGGGAGCTAGTAAGGGGCGAGGCCCCCCCGCGAGCGGGCAAGACAGCCAAAgcgagggaaaaaaaaaagaagaagctgtttACCAGTGAGAAGTACTGCGtcgtggaggaggagcagcggcggcagcagtggcagtggcagcggcagcggcCACAGCAGCGGGGAAACCACTTCGGAGGggcaccaccaccacccgcgggggaagaagcgcttTATCACCTGGACGAACTAAAAAATGTCAACGAGAGCATCAACGGAGAGCTCATGAAGTACATccaatatgaaaataataactACACAATAGACAGCCACCGATATGATCTCTTCCTAATCATTTCTGGTTTTGTTAAtcaattaaatatattttttgatttgcttttcctcttctATGTGTATGACTATA GACTCCTCAGAGGGATGCTCTCCGTGAGGGAGCGCAGCCAAATGGTGGGCCCACCCCCGCCGAAGATCTTCTTTAGCAAGTACGTCAGTTACAACAGCTGGAGTTTCGCCTTCCACCAGGGGGCCCCCTTCAAGGGGAACAAAGAGATGTTGAAGATGCTGCGCGGCTCAGATTCGGACGACTCCCAGCGGGCGACGGCTCGCACGGTGCGGCTCAacagggggagggaaaagaCGAAGAGAACGAAACGAAGAGGTGCTCTCGATGGGTGTCAGCAGCGTGAGCAGTGTGAGCAGCGCGACCAGCCCGACCGACGTGACCTTCATGACCAGACTGGGCGAAAAATGCAACGCCCCAGGGAGGACTGCGAAAAGGCCCTCCGCCCCTCGCACGTCCAGACCATCGCCGACATGTCCTCCTTCCTCTCCCACTACCGCATCTTGAacgttattaaaaat aagTTCCTCTCCGCGCACAGCGTCTACGAGCACGTGAGCTTCACCCTGGTGTTCTTCGTCTG gaaACTCCTCTACATGGACGTCGTCCTGTGCCTCCTAAAAATCTTCATCCTGTTCTACACCAGCGACGTGCTGGCCATCGGCTTGTTCCTGGCCGTCGCCCTGGCCAACATCGCCAGCTCGTACGTAATTAACCTGGTCGATAACAACTTGATGAGCGACCTCGGCTCGAGCTAG
- a CDS encoding hypothetical protein, conserved (encoded by transcript PVX_100625A) has product MNRPVATGEPLNRYRRTAQSLQMNRSSAVVHLKELGARNAPTRWGFKSGGARLEGLLLGWANVQGRRSGATLGHLPDRRKNVLDISTSEEVIRRYKRANIKKILKGGSKPGGSQGDGASVAECHREEPPHLMGPLIRVPRLEEKGTLGGEYKKGTYHPSIIRKSTPDGDTRGLHKRGEETAAPDEQVKDAVDKLFASREKRKNMMKRIVFKNCYDYLELIHKHEEERGRDDERYYNCLNGAGKNGYTLPMSEGKVQTEGESPLYGSTPPIDDGHLFEVENDASSDANVKVGLIPPEESPRMNVSIFSEAGRRDILESCKRRRNMQSEMNRNSDARNLFNRDVYFWLKRKVHRSVGWQLTAGGLRRGEEVVDVTELPCVRGEADVSGNNKVRSSVSGEEDVSGNTNVGRSVNGEEDGRVSSSVGRSVNGEADGSGNTNVRNMDRRTDGESAAPNVLGPGQGKDPPRGTYLQRRAAPLHFLSGLGEQGAHIQQSGHNSGQENGQKSGQESGHNSGQENGQKSGQESPHNSRRGSTHNNLRGSNPSSEQTYREAYAGIVDSSANVFKQLRENYELFKEKDLSPTLLQSCEQFVGYYYGIEKEQKVKELKKYKEMNFYEMVKEGTFTIDDYNGLLKSQILFNKEEEAFRNFNLFKRHDIKVNTETYNCLMYASIVKRNAKLGRLIYLQMVKDAVAPNKNTYCILMKAHILDSDLRSAFHLYRKMLKEDVEVDLPIYSTLIDGLIKHKHYERAESFFNYVVNYRNVTPDEVLYTIMIKKCAYKGEAEKCLNFYHAMISNHMKVTDVTLIEVIHCLSKRRDYFSQVFHFYNVYLANEMRVNHRVVLYLIVACSSTGNVKRLKEVLKSANRHRVRVTEEMCCYVIRTFANDCRREGATLAERHNNVRWAWAVVHELVRRGQAAAGAAAASATSAGGGAAKSASVSTAHLGGTPLPGGTKLLNSIVQLYIHCDFHDYAISMLKYFARFECLPDAHTFGLLYRLLFHKMKDYGRVLCLYDYMVNQTEVRADEKTLNLILRAAIKTKSSKNTLHILRQMYAANVYPTAKTIKELFHVGRHITEIQLLINSLIKKQKRETYEENAKESQLIQLNVDEYELKLFREGKTLKTKSQLDLVREQFFRRKERVEKDKRMSKGKKSSDWLPYGQYLQRKRRGGDAYARRVDRPRPIPLG; this is encoded by the coding sequence GGGCAAGCGTGGCGGAATGCCATCGGGAGGAGCCGCCCCACTTGATGGGCCCCCTCATTCGGGTTCCCCGcttggaagaaaaaggaacacttGGTGgggaatacaaaaaagggacgtACCACCCATCAATCATTCGAAAAAGCACTCCTGATGGAGACACAAGGGGGctgcacaaaaggggggaagaaacagCTGCTCCGGATGAACAGGTGAAAGATGCGGTGGATAAATTATTCGCCTCCagggaaaagagaaaaaatatgatgaagagaatcgtttttaaaaactgcTACGATTATTTGGAGCTTATTCACAAACATGAGGAGGAAAGGGGTAGGGACGATGAAAGGTATTATAATTGCCTGAACGgtgcaggtaaaaatgggtatACCTTACCTATGAGTGAAGGGAAAGTGCAAACCGAGGGGGAGAGCCCCTTATATGGTAGCACCCCCCCCATCGATGATGGCCACCTGTTCGAGGTGGAAAACGACGCCAGCAGTGACGCAAACGTGAAGGTTGGCTTGATCCCCCCAGAGGAAAGTCCCAGGATGAACGTTTCTATCTTTTCCGAGGCAGGCAGAAGAGACATCCTGGAGAGTtgcaaaaggagaaggaacatGCAAAGCGAAATGAACAGGAATAGTGACGCGAGGAATCTGTTTAATAGGGATGTCTATTTTTGGCTGAAGCGGAAGGTGCACAGGTCCGTGGGGTGGCAGCTAACCGCTGGGGGGTTGCGCCGCGGCGAGGAGGTCGTCGACGTGACGGAGCTGCCGTGCGTCAGGGGAGAGGCGGACGTAAGTGGCAATAACAAAGTGCGCAGCAGTGTAAGCGGCGAGGAGGACGTAAGTGGCAATACCAACGTGGGGAGAAGTGTTAACGGGGAGGAGGACGGAAGGGTGAGTAGCAGCGTGGGGAGAAGTGTTAACGGGGAGGCGGACGGAAGTGGCAATACCAACGTGCGCAACATGGACCGCCGAACCGACGGGGAGAGCGCCGCGCCAAACGTGCTGGGGCCTGGGCAGGGGAAGgacccccccaggggaacGTACCTGCAGAGGCGCGCGGCGCCGCTCCACTTTTTGAGCGGGCTTGGCGAGCAGGGGGCGCACATCCAGCAGAGCGGCCATAATAGCGGTCAGGAGAACGGTCAGAAGAGCGGCCAGGAGAGCGGCCATAATAGCGGTCAGGAGAACGGTCAGAAGAGCGGCCAGGAGAGCCCCCATAATAGCCGCCGTGGGAGCACCCATAATAACCTCCGTGGGAGCAACCCTTCGAGTGAGCAGACTTACCGCGAGGCCTACGCCGGCATCGTGGACAGCAGCGCGAACGTGTTCAAGCAGCTGCGAGAGAACTACGAGCTCTTCAAAGAGAAGGACCTGTCGCCAACCCTCCTGCAGAGCTGCGAGCAGTTCGTCGGTTACTACTATGGGATCGAGAAGGAGCAAAAGGTTAAGGAGTTGAAAAAGTACAAAGAAATGAATTTCTACGAAATGGTAAAGGAGGGAACCTTCACCATTGATGACTACAACGGTCTATTGAAGAgtcaaattctttttaataaagaaGAGGAGGCGTTTCgcaattttaatttgttcaaACGGCACGACATAAAGGTGAACACAGAGACGTATAACTGCCTGATGTATGCATCTATTGTGAAgagaaatgcaaaattaGGTCGGCTGATTTACCTCCAAATGGTGAAGGATGCTGTGGCTCCAAACAAAAATACCTATTGCATTTTGATGAAGGCTCATATTCTTGACAGCGATCTTAGAAGTGCCTTCCACTTATATAGGAAAATGCTAAAGGAAGATGTGGAGGTAGACCTACCCATTTATTCTACTCTCATTGATGGGCTCATTAAACACAAGCACTACGAAAGAGCAGAGTCCTTCTTCAATTACGTAGTGAATTATAGGAATGTCACACCAGATGAGGTACTTTACACCATCATGATTAAGAAGTGCGCCTACAAAGGAGAGGCCGAGAAATGCCTCAATTTCTACCACGCCATGATTAGCAATCATATGAAAGTGACAGATGTAACTCTCATTGAGGTTATTCATTGCCTGTCCAAGAGGAGAGATTACTTCTCCCaagtttttcacttttataACGTATATTTGGCCAACGAAATGCGGGTGAACCACCGGGTGGTGCTTTACCTCATCGTGGCTTGCTCCTCTACGGGGAATGTAAAGCGGCTCAAGGAGGTTTTGAAGAGCGCCAACCGCCACCGCGTCAGGGTCACGGAGGAGATGTGCTGCTACGTCATTCGCACCTTTGCCAACGACTGCCGCCGCGAGGGCGCCACGCTCGCCGAGCGCCACAACAACGTTCGGTGGGCCTGGGCGGTGGTCCACGAGCTGGTGCGGAGAGGGCAAGCGGCAGCGGGGGCAGCGGCGGCGAGTGCCACGAGCGCTGGGGGTGGAGCAGCCAAGTCTGCCAGCGTTAGCACCGCCCATCTTGGGGGAACCCCCCTCCCGGGCGGCACGAAACTTCTCAACAGCATCGTCCAGCTGTACATCCACTGCGACTTCCACGACTACGCCATCAGCATGCTCAAGTACTTCGCCCGCTTCGAGTGCCTCCCGGATGCCCACACCTTCGGACTGCTCTACAGGTTGCTCTTCCACAAAATGAAAGACTACGGGAGGGTCCTTTGTCTCTACGATTACATGGTGAATCAAACGGAGGTCAGGGCAGATGAGAAGACGCTCAACCTCATTCTACGAGCAGCCATCAAAACAAAGTCCTCAAAAAATACCCTCCATATACTGCGGCAGATGTACGCAGCTAATGTGTATCCCACGGCGAAGACCATCAAGGAGCTCTTCCACGTAGGGAGACACATAACCGAAATACAGTTGCTCATTAACAGTCTCATAAAGAAACAGAAGAGAGAAACGTACgaggaaaatgcaaaggagAGTCAACTGATACAGCTGAACGTGGATGAGTATGAATTGAAGCTTTTTCGCGAGGGCAAGACGCTGAAGACCAAATCTCAATTGGACCTGGTGCGGGAGCAGTTCTTTAGGAGGAAGGAGCGCGTTGAGAAGGACAAGCGCATgtccaaggggaagaagtccTCCGACTGGCTGCCCTACGGCCAGTACCTCCAGCGCAAGCGCAGGGGCGGCGACGCCTACGCGCGGCGCGTGGACCGCCCGAGGCCCATCCCCCTCGGTTAG